Proteins found in one Synechococcales cyanobacterium CNB genomic segment:
- a CDS encoding M61 family metallopeptidase: protein MRHGPALMVAALLHTAVWIAGCATAQPVAGDDARAWADRVRTEYVVSLARAHAQTVEVTLILDAVDAETIDLHLPVWRPGRYAINDHAGTVRRVRAEDGDRRALAIEKTAKSSWRVRTAGAKTVRVHYDLYANSLADRTRHADDTHAFLSGSSVFMYAEERRAEPVRVTIDAPDGWRVATGLDPDPRLDRSWIARDYDVLVDSPVEVGLHHLVEFEVDGVPHEIVIWGRCEPAADRLREDFAKIVAAQRDIFGDLPYGRYVFLIHAYPGGSGGTEHLNSTIMQTTPAAVEGGDAYRRLLGLASHEFFHTWNVKRLRPAGLVPYDYLRENYTDLLWVAEGTTTYYTDVTLVRAGLVRPDDYLRDTAGRVASERARPGIGVQSLAESSFDAWIKFNRSTPDSVNATVSFYSKGALVSLMLDMEVRRLTDNAASLDVVMADLYRRHTVESGGFTTADLLAALERHTGTSFDEFFERYVTGVEPLDLEAACAVAGLTLEPRKPRDDDPKSYLGLDLRQEGDFAVVAAARADGPGYAAGLIAGDQIVALDGMRLRAADLDRRLRRIEPGQDVLIAFIRRDELRETRFKAAEPRPGGYTLTRVKEPTDPQVAVYESWLGQPWPGRSETAAASSGPTDADDPHAEARP, encoded by the coding sequence ATGCGACATGGGCCTGCGTTGATGGTGGCCGCGCTGCTGCACACGGCCGTGTGGATTGCCGGGTGCGCGACGGCCCAACCGGTCGCGGGCGACGATGCGCGGGCGTGGGCCGATCGCGTGCGCACGGAGTACGTCGTCTCGCTCGCCCGGGCCCACGCGCAGACGGTCGAGGTCACGCTCATCCTCGACGCCGTCGACGCGGAGACGATCGACCTGCACCTGCCCGTCTGGCGTCCGGGGCGGTACGCCATCAACGACCACGCGGGGACGGTGCGCCGCGTGCGTGCCGAGGACGGCGACCGACGCGCTCTGGCGATCGAGAAGACCGCGAAGTCGTCCTGGCGGGTGAGAACCGCGGGAGCGAAGACCGTCCGTGTCCACTACGACCTGTACGCCAACTCGCTCGCCGACCGGACCCGCCACGCCGACGACACGCACGCCTTCCTGAGCGGCTCCTCGGTCTTCATGTACGCCGAAGAGCGCCGCGCCGAGCCGGTCCGCGTCACGATCGACGCGCCGGACGGCTGGCGCGTCGCCACCGGCCTCGACCCCGACCCGCGCCTCGACCGCTCGTGGATCGCGCGCGACTACGACGTGCTCGTGGACTCGCCCGTCGAGGTCGGCCTGCACCACCTGGTCGAGTTCGAGGTGGACGGCGTGCCGCACGAGATCGTCATCTGGGGCCGGTGCGAGCCGGCGGCGGACAGGCTCCGCGAGGACTTCGCGAAGATCGTCGCCGCGCAGCGCGACATCTTCGGCGATCTGCCCTACGGCCGCTACGTCTTCCTGATCCACGCCTACCCCGGCGGCAGCGGCGGCACCGAGCACCTCAACTCGACCATCATGCAGACGACGCCTGCCGCGGTCGAGGGGGGGGACGCCTACCGCCGCCTGCTCGGCCTGGCCTCGCACGAGTTCTTCCACACCTGGAACGTGAAGCGGCTGCGGCCCGCGGGGCTGGTGCCCTACGACTACCTGCGCGAGAACTACACCGACCTGCTCTGGGTCGCCGAGGGCACAACGACGTATTACACCGACGTCACGCTCGTGCGCGCCGGGCTGGTCAGGCCGGACGACTACCTGCGCGACACGGCCGGCCGCGTGGCGAGCGAGCGCGCCCGCCCCGGGATCGGCGTGCAGAGCCTCGCGGAGTCCTCGTTCGACGCCTGGATCAAGTTCAACCGCTCGACGCCGGACTCCGTGAACGCGACGGTCTCGTTCTACTCGAAGGGTGCGCTCGTGAGCCTGATGCTGGACATGGAGGTCCGGCGGCTGACGGACAACGCCGCCTCGCTCGACGTCGTGATGGCTGACCTGTACCGCCGCCACACGGTCGAGTCCGGCGGCTTCACGACCGCGGACCTGCTCGCCGCGCTCGAGCGGCACACGGGCACGAGTTTCGACGAGTTCTTCGAGCGGTACGTCACCGGCGTCGAGCCGCTGGACCTCGAAGCCGCCTGCGCCGTCGCCGGCCTGACGCTCGAACCGCGCAAGCCCCGCGACGACGACCCGAAGTCGTACCTCGGCCTGGACCTGCGCCAGGAGGGGGACTTCGCCGTCGTCGCCGCGGCCCGCGCGGACGGCCCGGGCTACGCCGCGGGCCTGATCGCGGGCGACCAGATCGTCGCGCTGGACGGGATGCGCCTGCGGGCCGCGGACCTCGACCGGCGGCTGCGGCGCATCGAGCCGGGGCAGGACGTGCTCATCGCGTTCATCCGCCGCGACGAGCTGCGCGAGACGCGCTTCAAGGCCGCCGAGCCGAGGCCGGGCGGGTACACGCTCACGCGCGTCAAGGAGCCGACGGACCCGCAGGTCGCGGTGTACGAGTCGTGGCTCGGGCAGCCGTGGCCGGGGCGTTCCGAGACCGCCGCCGCGTCCTCGGGGCCGACCGATGCCGACGACCCGCACGCCGAAGCGCGGCCGTAG
- a CDS encoding nucleotide sugar dehydrogenase: MTTHPDSTLPPQARAAIARFNDRSATVAVVGLGYVGLPLVRAVHDAGFRVVGFDVDAAKIAMLRRGEAYLKHLGEGFVRGLAASDRFEATDDPAGLARADAIVLCVPTPLSPEREPDLSFVERSTALAAAGVRAGTLVSLESTSYPGTTREVCLPIVERAARARGLECGRDWFLVFSPEREDPGSATHSTRTIPRLVGGVDPASTAVGVALYAAALERVIAVESAEVAEAAKLLENVYRAVNIALVNELKPVLAAMGIDVWQVVRAAATKPFGFQPFYPGPGLGGHCIPIDPFYLAWKARQVGERTRFIELAGEINSRMPERVVDRVEAVLRDEGRALRGADVLVLGLAYKPNVDDVRETPAAEIIRLLSERGARVAYHDPHVPAFPRMRRYRFELASEPLTPGRLARADCVLVVTHHDAIDWQLVADHARLVVDTRDAMARARPSRARIVKA; this comes from the coding sequence ATGACGACTCACCCCGACAGCACGCTGCCGCCCCAGGCCCGCGCCGCGATCGCCCGCTTCAACGATCGGTCGGCCACGGTCGCCGTCGTCGGGCTTGGCTACGTCGGTCTGCCGCTCGTGCGGGCGGTGCACGACGCGGGCTTCCGCGTGGTCGGGTTCGACGTTGACGCCGCCAAGATCGCCATGCTGCGGCGCGGCGAGGCGTACCTGAAGCACCTCGGCGAGGGTTTCGTGCGCGGCCTGGCCGCGTCGGACCGCTTCGAGGCGACGGACGACCCCGCCGGCCTCGCCCGCGCGGACGCGATCGTGCTCTGCGTGCCGACGCCGCTCTCGCCGGAGCGCGAACCGGACCTGTCCTTCGTGGAGCGTTCGACCGCGCTGGCGGCGGCTGGCGTGCGCGCCGGGACGCTGGTCAGCCTCGAATCGACGAGCTACCCGGGCACGACGCGCGAGGTCTGCCTGCCCATCGTCGAGCGGGCGGCGCGGGCGCGCGGCCTGGAATGCGGGCGCGACTGGTTCCTCGTCTTCAGCCCCGAGCGCGAAGACCCCGGCAGCGCGACGCACTCGACGCGCACCATCCCCCGGCTCGTCGGCGGCGTCGACCCGGCCTCGACGGCCGTGGGCGTCGCGCTCTACGCGGCCGCGCTGGAGCGGGTCATTGCCGTCGAGTCGGCGGAGGTCGCCGAGGCGGCCAAGCTGCTGGAGAACGTCTACCGCGCCGTCAACATCGCCCTCGTGAACGAGCTCAAGCCGGTGCTGGCCGCGATGGGCATCGACGTCTGGCAGGTCGTGCGCGCCGCGGCCACCAAGCCCTTCGGCTTCCAGCCCTTCTACCCCGGGCCGGGGCTGGGCGGGCACTGCATCCCGATCGACCCGTTCTACCTCGCGTGGAAGGCCCGGCAGGTCGGCGAGCGGACTCGCTTCATCGAGCTGGCGGGCGAGATCAACAGCCGGATGCCCGAGCGCGTGGTCGATCGCGTGGAGGCCGTGCTGCGCGACGAGGGCCGCGCTCTGCGCGGGGCGGACGTGCTCGTGCTCGGCCTGGCGTACAAGCCGAACGTGGACGACGTGCGCGAGACGCCCGCCGCCGAGATCATCCGGCTGCTCTCGGAGCGCGGCGCACGCGTCGCGTACCACGACCCGCACGTCCCCGCGTTCCCGCGGATGCGGCGCTACCGCTTCGAGCTGGCGTCGGAGCCGCTCACGCCCGGGCGCCTCGCCCGGGCCGACTGCGTGCTCGTGGTCACGCACCACGACGCGATCGACTGGCAGCTCGTGGCGGACCACGCCCGGCTGGTCGTGGACACCCGCGACGCGATGGCGCGGGCGCGCCCGTCGCGGGCGCGGATCGTCAAGGCGTAG
- a CDS encoding 1-acyl-sn-glycerol-3-phosphate acyltransferase, translated as MFTRLRARRPGTTLGNLFVYETMRRLLSLILRVLYRPVVQEVTRVPPTGPVLLAANHQSFLDPPVIGFAVRNRHLDYVARAGLFASPAFGRLIRALNAIPISEEGADAVAIREILRRLEAGRAVLIFPEGSRTPDGAMHEFKRGVAVLVRRSSCPVMPVAIEGVYDIWPRSSKWPRLFGCRVAVRYGNPIPHDELLRHGPDAVLDRLRREIDAMRLELRAELHRRSGGRFPPSGAGDQGVEAA; from the coding sequence ATGTTCACAAGGCTGCGGGCCAGGCGCCCGGGAACCACACTGGGCAACCTGTTCGTCTACGAGACGATGCGGCGGCTGCTGTCGCTGATCCTCCGCGTGCTGTACCGCCCTGTTGTGCAGGAAGTTACGCGTGTACCGCCGACGGGGCCGGTCCTGCTTGCCGCCAATCACCAGTCGTTTCTCGACCCTCCCGTGATCGGATTCGCGGTTCGGAACCGGCATCTGGATTACGTCGCCCGAGCGGGACTTTTCGCCTCACCCGCGTTCGGTCGGCTGATTCGTGCTCTGAACGCGATCCCGATCAGCGAGGAGGGCGCGGACGCGGTCGCCATCCGCGAGATTCTCAGGCGGCTGGAAGCGGGGCGGGCGGTGCTCATCTTCCCGGAAGGCTCGCGCACGCCGGACGGGGCGATGCACGAGTTCAAGCGGGGGGTCGCCGTTCTTGTCCGCCGGTCATCGTGCCCCGTCATGCCCGTGGCGATCGAGGGTGTCTACGACATCTGGCCTCGTTCGTCGAAATGGCCGCGCCTTTTCGGGTGTCGTGTCGCCGTCCGCTACGGCAATCCGATTCCCCACGACGAACTGCTTCGCCACGGCCCGGACGCAGTGCTGGACCGACTACGACGGGAGATCGACGCGATGCGGCTCGAACTACGCGCGGAACTGCATCGTCGCTCAGGGGGGAGGTTCCCCCCGTCAGGGGCGGGAGATCAGGGTGTTGAGGCTGCCTGA
- a CDS encoding agmatinase family protein, with protein MTFDPDAAVAPGAGVFGLPTARDDAGIVLIPVPFEATTSYGGGTEHGPDAIRAASAQVDLHDRRFGPVWHHGIFMEEEDARFRLWGNEAREHARRIIQHGGAGPGDEEAVGRVDMVGSQMNALVAERVFAALEEGRVPGVIGGEHSVSYGAIRACAERWGDIGVLQIDAHMDLRDRFEGFRWSHASVMFNVLEDEPRVKRVVQVGIRDFGEREEAYADLRSSDERRVIVHYDDDLFDRLADARSFAKRCRRIVEALPERVYVTFDIDGLDPALCPHTGTPVPGGLSWREVSLLLATLAASGRRVVGFDLVEVAPGPDGDEWDANVGARILYRLCGVVGRSTAK; from the coding sequence ATGACCTTCGACCCAGACGCGGCGGTCGCGCCGGGCGCGGGCGTGTTCGGCCTGCCGACGGCACGCGACGACGCCGGCATTGTCCTCATCCCCGTGCCCTTCGAAGCCACGACCTCCTACGGCGGGGGCACCGAGCACGGCCCGGACGCGATCCGCGCCGCGTCGGCACAGGTTGACCTGCACGATCGACGATTCGGACCCGTCTGGCACCACGGCATCTTCATGGAGGAGGAGGACGCCCGCTTCCGCCTCTGGGGAAACGAGGCCCGCGAGCACGCGCGTCGCATCATCCAGCACGGCGGCGCGGGGCCGGGCGATGAGGAAGCCGTCGGCAGGGTGGACATGGTCGGCTCGCAGATGAACGCCCTCGTCGCCGAACGCGTGTTCGCTGCGCTGGAAGAGGGCCGAGTGCCCGGCGTCATCGGCGGCGAGCACAGCGTCTCCTATGGGGCGATCCGCGCGTGCGCCGAACGCTGGGGCGACATCGGCGTACTGCAGATCGACGCCCACATGGACCTGCGTGACCGCTTCGAGGGCTTCCGGTGGTCGCACGCCTCCGTCATGTTCAACGTGCTCGAGGACGAGCCTCGCGTGAAGCGCGTCGTGCAGGTCGGCATCCGCGATTTCGGCGAGCGAGAGGAGGCCTACGCCGACCTGCGTAGCAGCGACGAGCGCCGTGTCATCGTCCACTACGACGACGACCTCTTCGACCGTCTGGCCGACGCCCGCTCATTCGCCAAGCGCTGCCGACGGATCGTCGAGGCCCTGCCCGAGCGCGTGTACGTCACCTTCGACATCGACGGCCTCGACCCCGCCCTCTGCCCCCACACCGGGACCCCCGTGCCCGGTGGCCTGTCGTGGCGCGAAGTCTCGCTCCTCCTGGCGACGCTCGCGGCATCCGGGAGACGGGTCGTCGGGTTCGACCTCGTCGAGGTTGCGCCCGGCCCGGACGGCGACGAGTGGGACGCCAACGTCGGTGCCAGAATCCTCTACCGGCTCTGCGGCGTCGTCGGACGCTCAACGGCCAAGTGA
- a CDS encoding AbgT family transporter encodes MSDAAPARRKGLLDMIEWVGNKLPDPAFIFVFGAVLVMALSAIGHSAGWAVQPKMLRPVVETVLDNEGRPVLDAETGRPVTRPVLDEQSRPVLQLVDDLSRNDGRPFRTRNLLSADGLYYAISSMVDNFVNFPPLGVVLVGMLGIGLAERSGFIGAALKAMMVVVPKQLLTPTMIFLGIMSSLGTDAGYVVLPPVAAALYKSVGRSPLAGIAAVFAGVSAGFNANLLVTSLDPLLAGFSTAGAQVVDPGYAVAPTCNWWFMIASTIVITGVGWVTSDFLVEPRYARKAAAEGGPSPVTAEDAAAQRLRPEEIRGLFWAFGVLAAATLLFVCFKLIPGWPFDDARGRMGAIPGLSRAGDHFDRWVEAIVPLLFILFLLPGVVYGVVVGTVRNSGDAARLMVESMAGMAPIIVLAFFAAQFIEYFKYSNLDKMLAYTGGEFLAGANLSPAVLMVAFVLLTAVFNLFVGSMSAKYAMFAPIFVPMFMIIGVSPELTQAAYRIGDSTTNIITPLNAYLVIILVVMQKYAPKAGMGSLISMMLPYTVTFTIVWLVLLLLWMNAGFSLGPGGPLVYEVPH; translated from the coding sequence ATGTCCGACGCCGCCCCCGCCCGCCGCAAGGGCCTGCTCGACATGATCGAGTGGGTGGGCAACAAGCTGCCCGATCCTGCCTTCATCTTCGTCTTCGGGGCCGTGCTGGTGATGGCCCTCTCGGCGATCGGGCACTCCGCCGGTTGGGCGGTGCAGCCGAAGATGCTGCGGCCGGTGGTCGAGACCGTGCTGGACAATGAGGGCAGGCCGGTGCTCGACGCGGAGACCGGACGGCCCGTCACGCGCCCCGTCCTGGACGAGCAGAGCAGGCCGGTTCTGCAGCTCGTCGATGACCTGAGCCGCAACGACGGCCGGCCGTTCCGCACGCGGAACCTGCTCTCGGCGGACGGGCTGTACTACGCGATCTCGAGCATGGTGGACAACTTCGTCAACTTCCCCCCGCTGGGCGTCGTGCTCGTCGGGATGCTGGGCATCGGACTGGCGGAACGGTCAGGGTTCATCGGGGCCGCGCTCAAGGCGATGATGGTCGTCGTGCCGAAGCAGCTGCTGACGCCCACGATGATCTTCCTCGGCATCATGTCGTCGCTGGGGACGGACGCGGGCTACGTGGTGCTCCCTCCCGTCGCCGCGGCGTTGTACAAGTCGGTCGGCCGCTCGCCGCTGGCGGGGATCGCGGCGGTCTTCGCCGGCGTGTCGGCGGGCTTCAACGCGAACCTGCTGGTGACGAGCCTCGACCCGCTGCTCGCGGGCTTCAGCACCGCCGGGGCGCAGGTCGTCGACCCGGGCTACGCCGTCGCCCCGACCTGCAACTGGTGGTTCATGATCGCGTCCACCATCGTCATCACGGGGGTGGGCTGGGTCACGAGCGACTTCCTCGTCGAGCCTCGCTATGCGCGCAAGGCGGCCGCGGAGGGCGGGCCTTCGCCGGTGACGGCCGAGGACGCCGCGGCGCAGCGGCTGCGCCCGGAGGAGATTCGCGGGCTGTTCTGGGCGTTCGGCGTGCTCGCCGCGGCCACGCTGCTCTTCGTCTGCTTCAAGCTCATCCCGGGCTGGCCGTTCGACGACGCACGGGGGCGCATGGGCGCGATCCCCGGTCTCAGCCGCGCGGGCGACCACTTCGACCGATGGGTCGAGGCCATCGTGCCCCTGCTCTTCATCCTGTTCCTGCTCCCCGGCGTCGTGTACGGGGTCGTGGTCGGGACCGTCCGCAACAGCGGCGACGCGGCGCGGCTCATGGTCGAGTCCATGGCGGGCATGGCGCCGATCATCGTGCTCGCGTTCTTCGCGGCCCAGTTCATCGAGTACTTCAAGTACTCGAACCTCGACAAGATGCTCGCCTACACCGGCGGCGAGTTCCTCGCGGGGGCGAACCTCAGCCCCGCGGTGCTCATGGTCGCCTTCGTGCTGCTGACGGCCGTCTTCAACCTGTTCGTCGGCTCGATGAGCGCGAAGTACGCCATGTTCGCCCCGATCTTCGTGCCGATGTTCATGATCATCGGCGTCAGCCCGGAGCTGACGCAGGCCGCCTACCGCATCGGCGACTCGACGACGAACATCATCACGCCGCTGAACGCGTACCTCGTCATCATCCTCGTCGTGATGCAGAAGTACGCGCCGAAGGCGGGGATGGGGTCGCTGATCTCGATGATGCTGCCGTACACGGTCACGTTCACGATCGTCTGGCTCGTGCTGCTGCTGCTCTGGATGAACGCGGGCTTCAGCCTCGGGCCGGGCGGGCCGCTCGTCTACGAAGTGCCGCACTGA
- a CDS encoding sugar phosphate isomerase/epimerase, translating into MLLTLTVTDARPFLATRRPSGKPDLHALPTVVADDLGLHGLNLSTALLAGAEARDLERLRESADKARCSCLVLIEPGPLGFASPDEDEGEKVVERAKRVLQAGAFLGCNAVSVRIEADVSEESGEIVAERLRPVVERAEKLEINLAISPAPGLTAEPNRLTDLIKSVGGFRINTMPDFQAAAASAEPVQYLRRLTPYAAAVSASTVAFAVPAGSRPRKKAAPEAEASEGLVPPEHTAYPLDPMVRAVVSVGFEGNLAVEYRGEGDATLGVKMSRAALEDAIRRAVQA; encoded by the coding sequence ATGCTGCTGACGCTGACAGTAACCGACGCGCGACCTTTTCTGGCCACGCGCCGCCCGTCTGGAAAGCCGGACCTTCATGCCCTTCCGACCGTCGTGGCCGACGATCTGGGGCTTCACGGCCTGAACCTTTCGACCGCCTTGCTTGCCGGTGCGGAGGCACGCGACCTGGAGCGGCTTAGGGAGAGCGCGGACAAGGCTCGTTGCTCGTGCCTCGTGCTGATCGAACCCGGCCCGCTCGGCTTCGCCAGCCCGGACGAGGACGAGGGCGAGAAGGTCGTTGAGAGGGCAAAGAGGGTGTTGCAAGCGGGGGCATTCCTCGGCTGCAACGCGGTCTCTGTCCGCATCGAAGCGGACGTCTCGGAAGAGAGCGGGGAGATCGTTGCCGAGCGGCTTCGGCCTGTCGTTGAGCGGGCGGAGAAGCTGGAAATCAACTTGGCCATCAGCCCCGCACCCGGCCTGACAGCCGAACCGAACCGGCTCACTGACCTCATCAAGTCGGTGGGAGGATTCCGGATCAACACCATGCCCGACTTCCAGGCCGCGGCGGCGTCCGCCGAGCCGGTGCAATACCTGCGCAGGCTGACTCCCTACGCAGCGGCGGTCTCTGCCTCCACTGTCGCGTTTGCCGTGCCCGCTGGGTCCAGACCGCGCAAGAAGGCGGCGCCGGAGGCGGAAGCATCGGAAGGATTGGTGCCGCCTGAGCACACGGCCTACCCCCTCGACCCGATGGTTCGGGCGGTCGTGTCCGTGGGGTTCGAGGGCAATCTTGCCGTGGAGTACCGGGGCGAAGGAGACGCTACACTGGGCGTAAAGATGAGCCGCGCGGCCTTGGAGGATGCGATCCGCCGGGCCGTTCAGGCATAG
- a CDS encoding (d)CMP kinase — protein MDSRGATIPTRPRPRIAVPADLPIIITIDGPAGTGKSSVARALASRLGLDFLDTGAMYRAAAAIVIDHGIPHDDYGAIVEKVRSADLHFDWSRDPPAMLAWDRPINGRIREPDVTAIVSPISAIPELRAHMVQKQRIIWHQHPRLVSEGRDQGSVVFPDAAVKFYLDADPAERARRRADQLRTAGLPADEADLLRDIVERDRSDSTRPVGPLICPQDAVRVDTTRLSFDEVVDRLEDEVRARIAALL, from the coding sequence ATGGATTCACGCGGCGCAACGATCCCGACCCGCCCCCGACCACGGATCGCCGTGCCTGCCGACCTGCCCATCATCATCACGATCGACGGCCCCGCGGGAACGGGCAAGTCGTCCGTCGCCCGTGCCCTCGCGTCGCGGCTTGGGCTGGATTTTCTCGACACCGGGGCGATGTACCGGGCCGCGGCGGCCATCGTGATCGACCACGGCATCCCGCACGATGACTACGGCGCCATCGTCGAGAAAGTGCGGAGCGCGGACCTGCACTTCGACTGGTCCCGGGATCCGCCAGCCATGCTGGCGTGGGACAGACCCATCAACGGTCGCATCCGCGAGCCGGACGTGACCGCGATCGTCTCCCCGATCTCTGCGATCCCGGAACTGCGAGCGCACATGGTGCAGAAACAGCGGATCATCTGGCACCAGCACCCTCGGCTGGTCTCAGAAGGGAGGGACCAGGGGTCGGTGGTCTTCCCGGATGCAGCGGTGAAGTTCTACCTGGACGCTGACCCGGCAGAGCGTGCCCGTCGCCGCGCCGACCAACTTCGTACGGCAGGCCTGCCCGCTGACGAGGCCGACTTGCTTCGGGACATTGTCGAACGGGACCGGTCTGATTCCACCCGGCCGGTCGGGCCGCTTATCTGCCCGCAGGACGCTGTCCGGGTGGACACGACGCGGCTCTCCTTTGACGAGGTCGTGGACCGGCTCGAAGACGAAGTCCGAGCGCGGATCGCCGCCCTGCTCTGA
- the gcvH gene encoding glycine cleavage system protein GcvH: MASPSDRRYSDSHEWHKVDGDALTLGLTRFAVDQLTDVTYVEMKKPGFAFRAGDSVGEVESVKTTSDVYCACAGEVVETNPAVAEDPSLLNSDPYGAGWLVKIRIKDAAGLGGLMEAAAYDAKYGA; the protein is encoded by the coding sequence ATGGCAAGCCCGTCCGACCGTCGCTACTCCGACTCGCACGAATGGCACAAGGTTGACGGCGACGCGCTCACGCTCGGTCTGACGCGGTTCGCCGTGGATCAACTCACCGACGTCACCTACGTCGAGATGAAGAAGCCAGGCTTCGCATTCCGTGCCGGCGACTCGGTCGGCGAAGTCGAGAGCGTCAAGACCACCAGCGACGTCTATTGCGCGTGCGCCGGTGAAGTCGTCGAGACGAACCCGGCCGTCGCCGAAGATCCGAGTCTGCTCAACAGCGACCCGTACGGTGCCGGCTGGCTCGTGAAGATCAGGATCAAGGACGCGGCAGGGCTTGGCGGCCTGATGGAAGCGGCCGCCTACGACGCCAAGTACGGCGCGTGA
- a CDS encoding POT family MFS transporter — MASSKYRSSPDQTRTTMPPGVPYIIGNELAERFSFYGMKTILTVFMTKHLLDSAGQPAFMSDEQAKQWYHLFSAAAYFFPILGALVSDILWGKYRTILLISLMYCVGHGCLALMDLGPITGAWDMKPLLFAGLILIAIGAGGIKPCVSAHVGDQFGKGNKRLLTQVYNWFYFSINLGATASSLLTPVFLAGIPLEKDPATGEVLRTFGGPWLAFGVPGVLMGVATFVFWLGRKRFVHIAPAGWARFREETFSPDGLRAIAGLAPLFLVFVPMFWCIFDQTGSAWVLQARAMDLEFLGVTWLESQVQAVNPILILILIPTFTYGVYPLMGRFFEPTPLRKIGLGLALTAFSFVISAWIEMGIQELAPEAAAALWAALNEAGIAGAGDLNAALRAAAEAGWHDTRVQQYMGEMPNIGWQFLAYVVLTSAEVMVSIVCLEFAYTQAPARMKSFIMGVYFLGVSLGNLVTAAVNKVIEIPEVRDSATNEVITAAGSRLGPVDYYWFFAGLMAATSVAYVVFAKFFYRGKTFIQGLPPEDAAPMAEAEAPDAR; from the coding sequence ATGGCATCCTCGAAGTACCGCTCGTCGCCCGACCAGACCCGCACGACGATGCCGCCGGGCGTCCCGTACATCATCGGGAACGAGCTGGCCGAGCGGTTCTCGTTCTACGGCATGAAGACGATCCTGACCGTCTTCATGACCAAGCACCTGCTCGACTCGGCGGGGCAGCCCGCGTTCATGTCCGACGAGCAGGCCAAGCAGTGGTACCACCTCTTCAGCGCGGCCGCGTACTTCTTCCCGATCCTCGGCGCACTGGTGTCGGACATCCTCTGGGGCAAGTACCGCACCATCCTGCTCATCTCGCTCATGTACTGCGTCGGTCACGGCTGCCTCGCGCTCATGGACCTCGGCCCGATCACCGGCGCGTGGGACATGAAGCCGCTGCTCTTTGCCGGCCTCATCCTCATCGCCATCGGCGCGGGCGGCATCAAGCCATGTGTCTCGGCCCACGTCGGTGACCAGTTCGGCAAGGGCAACAAGCGGCTGCTCACCCAGGTCTACAACTGGTTCTACTTCTCGATCAACCTCGGCGCGACCGCAAGCTCGCTCCTGACCCCCGTCTTTCTCGCGGGCATCCCGCTGGAGAAGGACCCCGCGACCGGCGAGGTGCTGCGCACGTTCGGCGGACCGTGGCTCGCATTCGGCGTCCCCGGCGTGCTCATGGGCGTCGCCACCTTCGTCTTCTGGCTCGGGCGCAAGCGGTTCGTTCACATCGCGCCCGCGGGGTGGGCACGGTTCCGTGAGGAGACATTCAGCCCCGACGGGCTGCGGGCGATCGCGGGCCTCGCTCCGCTCTTCCTCGTCTTCGTGCCGATGTTCTGGTGCATCTTCGACCAGACCGGCTCGGCGTGGGTGCTCCAGGCGCGAGCGATGGACCTCGAGTTCCTCGGTGTGACCTGGCTCGAATCCCAGGTGCAGGCCGTCAATCCGATCCTCATCCTCATCCTCATCCCGACGTTCACCTACGGCGTGTACCCGCTGATGGGCAGGTTCTTCGAGCCGACACCGCTCCGCAAGATCGGTCTAGGGCTTGCCCTCACGGCTTTCTCGTTCGTGATTTCGGCCTGGATCGAGATGGGCATCCAGGAGCTGGCGCCCGAGGCCGCCGCCGCGCTCTGGGCCGCGCTGAACGAGGCCGGCATCGCGGGAGCCGGAGACCTGAACGCCGCGCTCCGCGCCGCGGCCGAGGCGGGCTGGCACGACACCCGCGTGCAGCAGTACATGGGCGAGATGCCGAACATCGGCTGGCAGTTCCTCGCCTATGTCGTCCTGACGTCCGCCGAGGTCATGGTGTCGATCGTCTGCCTCGAGTTCGCCTACACCCAGGCGCCCGCCCGCATGAAATCGTTCATCATGGGCGTCTACTTCCTCGGCGTGTCGCTCGGCAATCTCGTGACGGCGGCGGTCAACAAGGTCATCGAGATTCCCGAGGTGCGCGACTCGGCGACGAACGAAGTGATCACCGCCGCGGGTTCCAGGCTCGGCCCCGTGGACTACTACTGGTTCTTCGCGGGGCTGATGGCGGCGACGTCCGTCGCGTACGTCGTCTTTGCGAAGTTCTTCTACCGGGGCAAGACGTTCATCCAGGGCCTCCCGCCCGAGGATGCCGCGCCCATGGCTGAAGCGGAAGCGCCGGACGCCCGCTGA